Proteins encoded together in one Quercus lobata isolate SW786 chromosome 3, ValleyOak3.0 Primary Assembly, whole genome shotgun sequence window:
- the LOC115979726 gene encoding uncharacterized protein LOC115979726, with product MGVNSRVGVVIRDMFGRVIAALYKSLPSQFPVDWTKLYALEQGIMLVQEMELSQVIFESDALLAIHAIHQGIIGGEVGHLVEGILQAKASFSCSSFNHLKRDYNRVAHKLA from the coding sequence ATGGGAGTGAATTCTAGGGTTGGGGTGGTTATTAGAGATATGTTTGGCAGGGTTATTGCAGCTCTTTATAAGTCTCTTCCATCGCAGTTCCCAGTTGATTGGACGAAGCTTTATGCTTTAGAGCAAGGCATTATGTTGGTGCAGGAAATGGAACTCTCCCAAGTCATCTTTGAATCAGATGCTCTCTTGGCTATCCATGCTATTCACCAAGGCATTATTGGGGGTGAAGTTGGGCACTTGGTAGAAGGTATTTTGCAGGCCAAGGCTTCCTTCTCTTGCTCCTCTTTCAATCACTTGAAAAGGGACTACAACAGGGTTGCTCATAAGCTTGCTTAG